The following coding sequences are from one Anguilla anguilla isolate fAngAng1 chromosome 12, fAngAng1.pri, whole genome shotgun sequence window:
- the zgc:101731 gene encoding SNARE_SNAP25N and SNARE_SNAP23C domain-containing protein isoform X2 — protein sequence MASDTAMRTELEDLQKRGNQVTDESLESTRRMMQLVEESKDAGIRVLVMLDEQGEQLEHIEEGLDQINQDMKEAEKNLTDLGKCCGLCSCDKLKDFEASGAYKKVWGNNQDGVVSSQPTSRVVDEREKMTMSGGYIRRVTNDAREDEMEENLTQVGSILGNLRSMALDMGNEIDTQNVQIDRIQGKAIINESRISEANQKAHKLIAR from the exons ATGGCCTCTGACACAGCCATGAGGACAGAGCTGGAAGACCTGCAGAAACGGGGCAATCAGGTTACTGATGAG tccctggAGAGTACTCGTCGCATGATGCAGTTGGTTGAAGAG AGTAAGGATGCAGGAATCCGGGTGTTGGTCATGTTGGATGAGCAAGGAG AGCAACTGGAGCACATCGAAGAAGGCCTGGACCAGATCAATCAGGACATGAAGGAGGCTGAAAAGAACCTCACAGACCTGGGCAAATGTTGTGGTCTGTGCTCCTGTGATAA GCTGAAGGACTTTGAGGCCAGCGGCGCTTATAAGAAGGTGTGGGGGAACAACCAGGATGGCGTGGTGTCCAGTCAGCCCACCTCTCGCGTGGTGGACGAGAGGGAGAAGATGACCATGAGTGGCGGGTACATCCGCAG GGTCACCAATGACGCACGCGAGGACGAGATGGAGGAGAACCTGACGCAGGTCGGGAGCATCCTGGGAAACCTGCGCAGTATGGCGCTGGACATGGGCAACGAGATCGACACGCAGAACGTCCAGATCGACCGCATCCAGGGGAAG GCAATCATCAACGAATCCCGCATCAGTGAAGCCAACCAGAAGGCCCACAAGCTTATAGCAAGATAA
- the capns1b gene encoding calpain small subunit 1b, whose protein sequence is MFLAKKLIGGIIDVVSNIDPGQFVPSDPPPARRPLAYAEKHENDEEKQFRKVFQQLAGDDMEVSPNELMNILNKIISRHGDLKTDGFSIESCRSMVAVMDSDSTGKLGFHEFKYLWNNIKKWQGIYKQFDADRSGLIGAEELPGAFTAAGFPLNDQLFQMIVRRYSDENGNMDFDNYIGCLVRLDAMCRAFKTLDKDNNGTIKVNIQEWLQLTMYS, encoded by the exons CAATATCGACCCTGGCCAGTTTGTGCCCTCTGACCCT cCCCCTGCCCGCAGGCCTCTGGCGTACGCTGAGAAGCATGAGAATGATGAGGAGAAGCAGTTCCGCAAGGTTTTCCAGCAGCTCGCTGGGGAT GACATGGAAGTGAGTCCCAATGAGCTGATGAACATCCTCAACAAAATCATTTCCAGAC ATGGTGATCTGAAGACAGACGGGTTCAGCATTGAATCCTGCAGGAGCATGGTGGCAGTCATGGAT AGTGACAGCACTGGCAAGTTGGGCTTCCATGAGTTCAAATATCTGTGGAACAACATCAAGAAATGGCAG GGCATCTACAAGCAGTTCGATGCTGACCGCTCTGGTCTCATTGGTGCCGAGGAGCTCCCCGGTGCCTTCACCGCTGCAG GTTTTCCCCTCAATGACCAGCTGTTCCAGATGATCGTTCGAAGGTACAGCGATGAGAACGGCAACATGGACTTCGACAACTACATCGGCTGCCTGGTTCGCCTGGACGCCATGTGCC gtGCATTTAAGACTCTCGACAAGGACAACAATGGAACCATCAAAGTGAACATCCAGGAG TGGCTGCAGTTGACCATGTACTCCTGA
- the zgc:101731 gene encoding SNARE_SNAP25N and SNARE_SNAP23C domain-containing protein isoform X1, which yields MASDTAMRTELEDLQKRGNQVTDESLESTRRMMQLVEESKDAGIRVLVMLDEQGEQLDRIDEGMDQINQDMKEAEKNLTDMAKCCGLCVCPCAKLKDFEASGAYKKVWGNNQDGVVSSQPTSRVVDEREKMTMSGGYIRRVTNDAREDEMEENLTQVGSILGNLRSMALDMGNEIDTQNVQIDRIQGKAIINESRISEANQKAHKLIAR from the exons ATGGCCTCTGACACAGCCATGAGGACAGAGCTGGAAGACCTGCAGAAACGGGGCAATCAGGTTACTGATGAG tccctggAGAGTACTCGTCGCATGATGCAGTTGGTTGAAGAG AGTAAGGATGCAGGAATCCGGGTGTTGGTCATGTTGGATGAGCAAGGAG AGCAACTGGATCGCATCGATGAGGGCATGGATCAGATCAACCAGGACATGAAGGAGGCAGAGAAAAACCTCACAGATATGGCCAAGTGCTGCGGGCTATGCGTCTGCCCGTGTGCCAA GCTGAAGGACTTTGAGGCCAGCGGCGCTTATAAGAAGGTGTGGGGGAACAACCAGGATGGCGTGGTGTCCAGTCAGCCCACCTCTCGCGTGGTGGACGAGAGGGAGAAGATGACCATGAGTGGCGGGTACATCCGCAG GGTCACCAATGACGCACGCGAGGACGAGATGGAGGAGAACCTGACGCAGGTCGGGAGCATCCTGGGAAACCTGCGCAGTATGGCGCTGGACATGGGCAACGAGATCGACACGCAGAACGTCCAGATCGACCGCATCCAGGGGAAG GCAATCATCAACGAATCCCGCATCAGTGAAGCCAACCAGAAGGCCCACAAGCTTATAGCAAGATAA